In one window of Brassica rapa cultivar Chiifu-401-42 chromosome A07, CAAS_Brap_v3.01, whole genome shotgun sequence DNA:
- the LOC103850271 gene encoding uncharacterized protein LOC103850271 isoform X1 codes for MQPTEPAQQMKSLSFSSQMSREDEEMARSALSAFRAKEDEIEKRKMEVRERVKAQLGRVEEETRRLANIREELENMADPMRKEVSLVRKKIDSVNKELKPLGATVQKKEREYKEALDTFNEKNREKVQLITKLMEMGQLVGESEKLRLKKLEELSKSIETE; via the exons ATGCAGCCCACAGAGCCTGCTCAGCAGATGAAGAGCTTGAGCTTTAGCAGTCAGATGTCGAGAGAAGACGAGGAGATGGCTCGCTCTGCTCTCTCTGCTTTTAGGGCTAAAGAGGATGAGATTGAGAAGAGGAAAATGGAGGTTCGTGAACGGGTCAAGGCTCAGCTGGGTCGGGTTGAGGAGGAGACCCGACGTCTCGCTAACATCCGCGag gAGCTTGAGAATATGGCAGATCCCATGAGGAAAGAAGTTTCTTTGGTGCGAAAGAAGATTGATAGCGTCAACAAAGAACTCAAACCATTAGGCGCAACAGTTCAGAAGAAG GAAAGGGAATACAAAGAAGCATTGGATACATTCAACGAGAAGAACCGTGAGAAAGTTCAGCTGATCACCAAGCTAATGGAG ATGGGGCAGTTGGTTGGAGAAAGCGAGAAGCTGAGGTTGAAGAAGCTTGAAGAGCTTAGTAAGAGCATAGAAACCGAGTGA
- the LOC117126749 gene encoding glutathione S-transferase T3-like isoform X1, whose product MSGYRHLLYSQIPVDLESPEPFWLGSQAPDDSPSEISPECPSQIPPECPSQVPGQSRRQVPGQSRRQVPEESVKTFPDRRKYTPKEDRILIGAWLNTSKDPLVGNEQRAVAFWKRIVDYYNASPQLVGEVPREVTSCKQRWSRINHEVSRFTGCYNQALREQRSGQNDDDVIKAAYDIFFTKYDTKFTLDHCWRELRHEQKWASTYMAKDGGKEKRRPVVDLDGPEENVVGEDEDRPVGVKAAKGASKKKKSGRDEELSKLQGVLKLKEKLSRNKVLDRLLAKKEPLSEIETTLKMKLMSEML is encoded by the coding sequence ATGTCGGGTTATAGACACCTTCTGTACAGTCAAATCCCAGTAGATCTTGAATCACCCGAGCCTTTTTGGCTCGGGTCTCAAGCTCCTGATGATTCTCCTAGCGAAATCTCTCCTGAGTGTCCTAGCCAAATCCCTCCTGAGTGTCCCAGTCAAGTCCCTGGTCAGTCTCGTAGGCAAGTCCCTGGTCAGTCTCGTAGGCAAGTCCCTGAGGAGTCTGTTAAGACCTTTCCAGATAGAAGGAAATATACACCCAAAGAGGATAGGATCCTTATTGGTGCTTGGCTTAACACCAGTAAGGACCCTCTCGTAGGCAACGAGCAGAGAGCTGTTGCTTTCTGGAAGCGTATTGTAGACTACTACAACGCCAGCCCTCAGCTCGTTGGGGAAGTACCGCGGGAGGTTACTTCTTGTAAGCAGAGGTGGTCTAGGATCAATCATGAAGTATCCAGATTCACTGGTTGCTACAACCAGGCGCTGAGGGAGCAGAGAAGCGGCcaaaatgatgatgatgtgatCAAAGCTGCTTACGACATATTCTTCACCAAGTACGATACCAAGTTCACACTCGATCACTGCTGGAGAGAGCTCAGGCATGAGCAGAAATGGGCCTCCACATATATGGCTAAGGATGGTGGAAAGGAAAAGCGGAGGCCGGTGGTGGATCTTGACGGACCAGAAGAAAATGTTGTTGGAGAAGATGAGGATAGACCCGTCGGGGTAAAGGCTGCGAAAGGTGccagtaagaagaagaagagtggtcGAGATGAGGAGTTGTCTAAGCTACAAGGCGTTTTGAAACTTAAGGAAAAACTTTCTAGAAATAAAGTCCTTGATCGCTTGCTGGCCAAGAAAGAGCCATTGTCTGAGATcgaaacaacactaaaaatgaaGCTTATGTCTGAAATGTTATGA
- the LOC103850276 gene encoding pyruvate kinase 1, cytosolic, producing MHSSHLLLEEPIRMASILEPSKSSFFPALTKIVGTLGPKSRSVETLSGCLKSGMSVARFDFSWGDAEYHQETLDNLKIAVKSTKKLCAVMLDTVGPELQVINKSGKAITLKADGLVTLTPSQDQEASSEVLPINFNGLAKAVKKGDTIFVGQYLFTGSETTSVWLEVDEVKGDDVICLSRNAATLAGSLFTLHASQVHIDLPTLTEKDKEVISTWGVQNKIDFLSLSYCRHAEDVRQTREMLKKLGDLSQTQIFAKIENVEGLNHFDEILQEADGIILSRGNLGIDLPPEKVFLFQKAALYKCNMAGKPAVLTRVVDSMTDNLRPTRAEATDVANAVLDGSDAILLGAETLRGLYPVETISTVGRICAEAEKVFNQDLYFKKTVKYVGEPMSHLESIASSAVRAAIKVKASVIICFTSSGRAARLIAKYRPTMPVISVVIPRVKTNQLKWSFSGAFEARQSLIVRGLFPMLADPRHPAESTSATNESVLKVALDHGKQAGVIKSHDRVVVCQKVGDASVVKIIELED from the exons ATGCATTCGAGTCATCTCCTTCTCGAGGAACCGATCAGGATGGCATCAATCCTCGAGCCATCCAAATCt AGCTTCTTCCCAGCATTGACTAAGATCGTCGGGACTCTCGGTCCCAAATCCCGATCCGTCGAGACTCTCTCCGGTTGCCTCAAATCCGGGATGTCCG TGGCTCGATTTGATTTCTCTTGGGGTGATGCTGAGTATCACCAGGAGACGCTGGATAATCTGAAAATTGCTGTGAAGAGCACTAAGAAGCTTTGTGCT GTTATGCTTGATACTGTGGGACCTGAGCTGCAAGTTATCAACAAGTCTGGGAAAGCTATTACTCTTAAAGCCGATGGACTTGTTACTTTGACACCCAGTCAAGATCAAGAAGCGTCTTCTGAAGTCCTTCCCATTAACTTCAATGGGCTTGCCAAG GCTGTGAAGAAGGGAGACACTATCTTTGTTGGGCAATACCTGTTCACTGGTAGTGAAACAACTTCAGTTTGGCTCGAG GTTGATGAAGTTAAAGGAGATGATGTCATTTGCCTGTCAAGGAATGCTGCTACTCTGGCTGGTTCTCTCTTCACTTTGCACGCCTCTCAAGTTCACATCGATCTGCCAACTCTTACGGAGAAAGATAAGGAG GTTATAAGCACATGGGGAGTTCAGAATAAAATCGATTTTCTCTCTTTGTCTTATTGTCGTCATGCGGAGGATGTTCGCCAG ACCCGCGAAATGCTTAAGAAGTTGGGTGACCTCTCTCAAACACAAATATTTGCCAAAATTGAGAATGTAGAG GGACTTAACCACTTTGATGAGATTCTACAAGAAGCTGATGGAATTATCCTTTCTCGTGGGAATTTGGGTATTGATCTACCCCCGGAAAAG GTGTTTTTGTTTCAAAAGGCGGCTCTTTACAAGTGCAACATGGCTGGAAAACCAGCCGTTCTTACCCGTGTCGTTGATAGTATGACTGACAACTTGCGACCAACTCGTGCAGAGGCAACAGATGTTGCTAATGCTGTTCTAGATG GAAGTGATGCAATTCTTCTTGGTGCTGAGACCCTTCGCGGTTTGTACCCTGTTGAGACAATATCAACTGTCGGCAGGATCTGTGCTGAG GCAGAGAAGGTTTTCAATCAGGACTTGTACTTCAAGAAGACTGTCAAGTATGTAGGAGAACCGATGTCTCACTTGGAATCCATTGCTTCTTCAGCT GTACGGGCAGCAATCAAGGTTAAGGCATCTGTCATTATATGCTTCACCTCTTCTGGAAGAGCAGCAAG GTTAATTGCCAAGTACAGGCCAACAATGCCCGTTATTTCTGTTGTAATTCCCCGAGTGAAGACAAATCAGCTGAAATGGAGCTTTAGTGGAGCCTTTGAG GCGAGGCAGTCACTTATTGTCAGAGGCCTTTTCCCCATGCTCGCTGATCCTCGTCACCCA GCGGAATCAACAAGTGCGACGAACGAGTCAGTCCTCAAGGTTGCACTAGACCATGGAAAGCAAGCAGGAGTGATCAAATCGCATGACAGAGTAGTGGTGTGTCAGAAAGTTGGTGATGCATCTGTGGTGAAGATCATCGAGCTAGAGGATTAA
- the LOC117126749 gene encoding uncharacterized protein LOC117126749 isoform X2: MGRYSYSQQSSSSASVDITSLLEAEAQGYADEAQSSFDNGEPFQNQPQPEGDDGIPTICYCGSEPVVATAYTEKDPGRRYFTCNNVVDGATHIWKWWDDAVMEEMRDFQTEIRRLKEAVAEREQKLLLLEKTVYDAGKDTTRVKLMVCLLVVIGLVILVLHGKFSTYLDFIFSLCVCIKTFDCLMLLVCRSSFKGFNGECSITCPMAKKVKVVL, translated from the exons ATGGGAAGGTATAGCTATAGCCAGCAGTCCTCATCATCAGCGTCCGTCGACATCACCTCACTTCTCGAAGCTGAAGCTCAGGGTTACGCCGATGAAGCTCAGAGTAGCTTCGATAATGGAGAGCCGTTTCAGAACCAACCTCAACCTGAGGGGGATGATGGCATCCCGACGATCTGCTACTGTGGGAGTGAGCCGGTTGTTGCTACAGCCTACACGGAAAAAGATCCAGGCCGTAGGTATTTCACCTGCAACAATGTCGTTGATGGAGCCACTCACATCTGGAAGTGGTGGGATGACGCGGTCATGGAGGAGATGAGGGACTTTCAGACGGAGATAAGACGGCTTAAGGAAGCAGTTGCAGAGAGAGAGCAGAAGCTGCTGCTGCTAGAGAAGACTGTGTACGACGCAGGAAAGGATACCACACGAGTTAAGCTAATGGTGTGCCTGCTAGTGGTCATAGGTTTGGTAATCTTGGTTCTACATGGTAAGTTCTCGACTTATTTGGATTTCATTTTCAGTTTATGCGTTTGTATTAAAACATTTGACTGCCTAATGTTACTTGTTTGCAGGAGTAGCTTCAAAGGCTTCAATGGGGAGTGTTCTATCACCTGTCCAATGGCGAAAAAAGTAAAG GTAGTTCTTTGA
- the LOC103850273 gene encoding fructose-bisphosphate aldolase 8, cytosolic gives MSQILTLDLPFHLTNKLSPPAAIKHTTLSSSGPPHHPLSLYTPSIFPTKTMSAFTSKFADELIANAAYIGTPGKGILAADESTGTIGKRLASINVENVETNRRALRELLFTAPGALPCLSGVILFEETLYQKSSDGKLFVDILKEGGVLPGIKVDKGTVELAGTNGETTTQGLDGLGERCKKYYEAGARFAKWRAVLKIGENEPSELSIHENAYGLARYAVICQENGLVPIVEPEILVDGSHDIHKCAAVTERVLAACYKALSDHHVLLEGTLLKPNMVTPGSDSAKVAPEVIAEHTVRALQRTVPAAVPAIVFLSGGQSEEEATKNLNAMNQLKTKKPWSLSFSFGRALQQSTLKTWGGKEENVKAAQEALYVRCKANSEATLGTYKGDAKLGDGAAESLHVKDYKY, from the exons ATGTCACAGATCTTAACCCTTGATTTACCTTTTCACCTAACCAATAAACTCTCACCCCCCGCAGCTATAAAACACACAACCCTTTCCTCGTCTGGTCCACCACACCATCCTCTTTCTCTCTACACTCCCTCGATCTTTCCGACAAAAACCATGTCTGCCTTCACCAGCAAATTCGCCG ATGAGTTGATCGCTAACGCCGCATACATCGGCACACCTGGAAAGGGTATTCTCGCCGCCGATGAGTCCACCGGAACCATCGGGAAGCGTCTCGCAAGCATCAACGTCGAGAACGTTGAGACCAACAGACGTGCTCTCCGTGAGCTTCTCTTCACCGCCCCTGGTGCTCTCCCTTGCCTCAGCGGTGTCATCCTCTTCGAGGAAACTCTTTACCAAAAGAGCTCCGATG GCAAGCTTTTCGTTGATATCTTGAAGGAAGGAGGAGTTCTCCCAGGTATCAAAGTCGACAAGGGTACAGTCGAGTTAGCCGGAACCAACGGCGAGACCACCACTCAGGGTCTTGACGGTCTCGGTGAGCGTTGCAAGAAGTACTACGAAGCTGGTGCACGTTTCGCCAAGTGGCGTGCGGTTCTCAAGATCGGCGAGAACGAGCCATCAGAGCTTTCCATCCACGAGAACGCTTACGGGTTGGCTAGGTACGCTGTTATCTGCCAGGAGAACGGTCTTGTACCCATCGTCGAGCCTGAGATTCTAGTCGACGGTTCCCATGACATCCACAAGTGCGCTGCCGTCACCGAGCGTGTCCTCGCGGCTTGCTACAAGGCTCTTAGCGACCACCACGTCTTGCTCGAGGGAACTTTGTTGAAGCCTAACATGGTTACACCTGGATCCGACAGTGCTAAGGTTGCGCCAGAGGTGATCGCTGAGCATACGGTTCGTGCTCTTCAGAGAACGGTCCCAGCGGCTGTTCCAGCTATTGTGTTCTTGTCTGGAGGACAGAGCGAGGAGGAGGCGACCAAGAACTTGAACGCGATGAACCAGTTGAAGACCAAGAAGCCGTGGTCGTTGTCTTTCTCGTTCGGACGTGCGTTGCAACAGAGCACTTTGAAGACATGGGGAGGTAAAGAGGAGAATGTCAAGGCCGCTCAAGAGGCCTTGTATGTGAGGTGCAAGGCTAACTCTGAAGCCACTCTTGGAACTTACAAAGGTGATGCTAAGCTTGGTGATGGAGCCGCAGAGAGCCTTCACGTCAAGGATTACAAGTACTGA
- the LOC103850274 gene encoding delta(14)-sterol reductase: protein MDLGVLLPSLIPSLQSVYVLVSYFVYLAVAGELLPGKVIRGVVLSDGSQLRYRCNGLFALTLLVAILGISAKLGIVSPLVVADRGLELLSATFIFCVLVTLVLYITGRSSSDKSSSLKPHVSGNLVHDWWFGIQLNPQFLSIDLKFFFVRAGMMGWLLINLSILAKSVQDGSLSQSMILYQIFCALYILDYFVHEEYMTSTWDIIAERLGFMLVFGDLLWIPFTFSIQGWWLLHNKVELTVPAIVANCFVFLIGYMVFRGANKQKHIFKKNPKTPIWGKPPVVVGGKLLASGYWGIARHCNYLGDLMLALSFSFPCGISSPVPYFYPIYLLILLIWRERRDEVRCAEKYKEIWAEYLRLVPYRILPYVY from the exons ATGGATCTCGGTGTTCTTCTACCCTCTCTCATTCCCTCTTTGCAATCT GTATACGTGCTGGTGTCTTACTTCGTTTACTTGGCCGTTGCTGGAGAACTTCTCCCCGGAAAAGTTATCCGCGGCGTCGTTTTATCAGACGGCTCTCAGCTTCGTTACCGATGCAATG GTCTATTCGCACTCACATTGCTGGTGGCTATCTTGGGAATCTCTGCGAAACTCGGCATCGTATCACCTCTT gTGGTTGCTGATAGAGGACTTGAGCTACTCTCTGCTACTTTTATCTTCTGTGTTTTG GTGACGTTGGTGTTGTATATCACTGGGCGAAGTTCCTCGGATAAGAGTTCTTCTCTAAAGCCTCATGTCTCAGGAAACCTTGTACATGACTG GTGGTTTGGAATACAGCTGAATCCTCAGTTTTTGAGCATCGATCTCAA GTTCTTCTTTGTCAGAGCCGGAATGATGGGGTGGCTGCTTATCAATCTCTCTATTCTGGCAAAAAGTGTTCAGGATGGTTCCTTGAGTCAGTCGATGATTCTTTACCAGATTTTCTGTGCG TTATATATATTGGACTACTTTGTTCATGAAGAATACATGACCTCTAC GTGGGACATAATCGCAGAGAGATTGGGTTTCATGCTGGTGTTTGGAGATCTCCTGTGGATTCCTTTCACATTTAGCATTCAG GGCTGGTGGCTTTTGCACAACAAAGTAGAACTAACAGTTCCTGCAATTGTAGCCAACTGCTTTGTGTTCTTGATAGG GTACATGGTTTTTAGAGgggcaaacaaacaaaaacatatctTTAAGAAGAACCCTAAAACACCTATATGGGGTAAGCCTCCAGTGGTGGTTGGTGGAAAGTTGCTTGCTTCAGGCTATTG GGGAATCGCAAGGCACTGTAATTACCTTGGCGACCTGATGCTAGCACTGTCCTTCAGTTTTCCCTGTGGAATAAG TTCTCCGGTTCCATATTTCTACCCGATATACCTTCTGATATTGTTGATATGGAGAGAACGAAGAGACGAGGTTCGATGTGCAGAGAAGTACAAGGAGATTTGGGCTGAATATCTCAGACTTGTCCCCTATAGAATCCTTCCTTACGTCTATTAA
- the LOC117126749 gene encoding uncharacterized protein LOC117126749 isoform X3, producing the protein MGRYSYSQQSSSSASVDITSLLEAEAQGYADEAQSSFDNGEPFQNQPQPEGDDGIPTICYCGSEPVVATAYTEKDPGRRYFTCNNVVDGATHIWKWWDDAVMEEMRDFQTEIRRLKEAVAEREQKLLLLEKTVYDAGKDTTRVKLMVCLLVVIGLVILVLHGVASKASMGSVLSPVQWRKK; encoded by the exons ATGGGAAGGTATAGCTATAGCCAGCAGTCCTCATCATCAGCGTCCGTCGACATCACCTCACTTCTCGAAGCTGAAGCTCAGGGTTACGCCGATGAAGCTCAGAGTAGCTTCGATAATGGAGAGCCGTTTCAGAACCAACCTCAACCTGAGGGGGATGATGGCATCCCGACGATCTGCTACTGTGGGAGTGAGCCGGTTGTTGCTACAGCCTACACGGAAAAAGATCCAGGCCGTAGGTATTTCACCTGCAACAATGTCGTTGATGGAGCCACTCACATCTGGAAGTGGTGGGATGACGCGGTCATGGAGGAGATGAGGGACTTTCAGACGGAGATAAGACGGCTTAAGGAAGCAGTTGCAGAGAGAGAGCAGAAGCTGCTGCTGCTAGAGAAGACTGTGTACGACGCAGGAAAGGATACCACACGAGTTAAGCTAATGGTGTGCCTGCTAGTGGTCATAGGTTTGGTAATCTTGGTTCTACATG GAGTAGCTTCAAAGGCTTCAATGGGGAGTGTTCTATCACCTGTCCAATGGCGAAAAAAGTAA
- the LOC103850271 gene encoding uncharacterized protein LOC103850271 isoform X2 gives MQPTEPAQQMKSLSFSSQMSREDEEMARSALSAFRAKEDEIEKRKMEVRERVKAQLGRVEEETRRLANIREELENMADPMRKEVSLVRKKIDSVNKELKPLGATVQKKEREYKEALDTFNEKNREKVQLITKLMELVGESEKLRLKKLEELSKSIETE, from the exons ATGCAGCCCACAGAGCCTGCTCAGCAGATGAAGAGCTTGAGCTTTAGCAGTCAGATGTCGAGAGAAGACGAGGAGATGGCTCGCTCTGCTCTCTCTGCTTTTAGGGCTAAAGAGGATGAGATTGAGAAGAGGAAAATGGAGGTTCGTGAACGGGTCAAGGCTCAGCTGGGTCGGGTTGAGGAGGAGACCCGACGTCTCGCTAACATCCGCGag gAGCTTGAGAATATGGCAGATCCCATGAGGAAAGAAGTTTCTTTGGTGCGAAAGAAGATTGATAGCGTCAACAAAGAACTCAAACCATTAGGCGCAACAGTTCAGAAGAAG GAAAGGGAATACAAAGAAGCATTGGATACATTCAACGAGAAGAACCGTGAGAAAGTTCAGCTGATCACCAAGCTAATGGAG TTGGTTGGAGAAAGCGAGAAGCTGAGGTTGAAGAAGCTTGAAGAGCTTAGTAAGAGCATAGAAACCGAGTGA
- the LOC103850275 gene encoding CBS domain-containing protein CBSCBSPB3: MSTQATGASSTSGRRSTTTVRRASKKSVQSENGSVVNGGNTSKPNSPPSQLPSSVERTVKKLRLSKALTIPEGTTVFDACRRMAARRVDAVLLTDSSALLSGICTDKDVATRVIAEGLRPEQTLVSKVMTRNPIFVTSDSLAIEALQKMVQGKFRHLPVVENGEVIALLDITKCLYDAISRMEKAAEQGSALAAAVEGVEKQWGAGYSAPYAFIETLRERMFKPALSTIITENSKVALVAPSDPVSVAAKRMRDLRVNSVIISTGSKIQGILTSKDILMRVVAQNLSPELTLVEKVMTPNPECASLETTILDALHIMHDGKFLHLPIMDKDGSAAACVDVLQITHAAISMVENSSGAVNDMANTMMQKFWDSALALDPPEDSDTQSEMSAMMHHSELGKLTSYPSLGLGNSFSFKLEDLKGRVHRFTSSAENLEELMGIVMQRIGSDINDVEQRPQIIYEDDEGDKVLITSDSDLVGAVTLARSAGQKVLRLHLDFTETRTRSLSLETGQLMKENNTTERERGGWVTWRGGVVVTGAVVLTSIAVVVYLKRSKM, translated from the coding sequence ATGAGTACTCAGGCGACGGGTGCTTCTTCAACATCAGGGAGGAGGAGCACCACCACTGTACGGCGAGCCTCCAAGAAATCAGTTCAATCGGAGAACGGAAGCGTCGTCAATGGCGGGAACACCTCCAAGCCAAACTCACCTCCTTCTCAGCTTCCCTCTAGCGTTGAGAGAACAGTTAAGAAGCTTCGGTTATCGAAAGCTCTCACTATCCCGGAAGGAACCACTGTCTTTGACGCTTGTCGGAGAATGGCTGCTCGGCGTGTGGACGCTGTTCTCTTGACTGACTCAAGTGCGCTTCTCTCAGGGATTTGTACAGACAAGGACGTAGCTACGAGAGTGATTGCTGAAGGGTTGAGACCGGAACAGACTTTGGTCTCTAAGGTTATGACAAGGAACCCTATCTTTGTTACCTCTGATTCATTGGCTATTGAAGCGCTTCAGAAGATGGTTCAAGGGAAGTTTAGGCACTTGCCTGTTGTGGAGAATGGTGAAGTCATTGCTTTGTTGGATATCACTAAGTGTTTATACGATGCTATTTCGAGAATGGAGAAAGCTGCAGAGCAAGGAAGTGCTTTAGCTGCTGCTGTTGAAGGTGTTGAGAAGCAGTGGGGAGCTGGATACTCTGCGCCCTATGCTTTCATCGAGACGTTGAGGGAGAGAATGTTTAAGCCTGCATTGTCAACGATTATCACTGAGAATTCAAAAGTTGCGCTTGTGGCACCATCAGATCCTGTCTCCGTTGCTGCCAAAAGGATGCGGGACTTGCGTGTTAACTCTGTGATCATCTCCACGGGGAGCAAGATCCAGGGGATACTGACTTCAAAGGACATTCTTATGCGTGTCGTGGCGCAGAACTTATCTCCTGAGCTTACTCTTGTTGAGAAGGTGATGACACCGAACCCTGAATGTGCGTCGCTAGAGACGACTATTCTTGATGCGTTGCATATAATGCATGATGGGAAGTTCTTGCATCTTCCAATCATGGACAAAGACGGTTCCGCTGCAGCTTGTGTGGATGTGTTGCAGATAACTCACGCAGCTATTTCAATGGTTGAGAACAGCTCTGGAGCTGTGAACGACATGGCTAACACCATGATGCAGAAGTTCTGGGACTCGGCTCTTGCGTTAGACCCTCCTGAAGATTCAGACACTCAAAGCGAAATGTCGGCGATGATGCATCATTCAGAGCTTGGCAAGCTCACTTCTTACCCTTCTCTAGGGCTAGGGAACTCGTTTTCTTTCAAGCTCGAAGATCTCAAGGGCCGTGTGCATCGTTTTACTTCTTCCGCTGAGAACCTTGAGGAGCTGATGGGTATTGTGATGCAAAGAATCGGTAGTGACATCAACGATGTGGAACAACGGCCTCAGATTATATATGAGGATGATGAAGGTGATAAGGTTTTGATTACATCGGATAGTGATTTGGTTGGTGCTGTTACTCTTGCTAGGTCTGCAGGACAAAAGGTATTGAGGCTGCATCTGGACTTCACGGAGACAAGAACAAGGAGCTTGAGCTTGGAAACGGGTCAACTCATGAAAGAGAATAATACtacagagagagaaagaggtgGATGGGTTACATGGCGTGGTGGTGTGGTGGTTACAGGAGCTGTTGTGCTAACGAGCATAGCCGTAGTTGTTTACTTGAAACGCTCAAAGATGTGA